The sequence below is a genomic window from Aureispira sp. CCB-E.
ATTTTGATACTCAGAAATTGATTAAAGAGGATACGGGCGTATATGATTATGGTACGTTATCGGGCAAAAAACAAGAAGATCTGTTGACGGAGACTAGAGATGATTTAAAAAATCAAAGCGAAAAACGCCATCCTTCGGATTTTGCTATTTGGATGAAAGCAGATGAAAATCATATTATGAAATGGCCTTCGCCTTGGTCTTTGGGTTTTCCTGGTTGGCATTTGGAATGTTCAGCTATGAGTACAAAGTATCTAGGAAAGCATTTTGACATACATGGAGGGGGAATGGATTTGCAATTTCCTCATCATGAGAACGAAGTAGCTCAAAATGTAGGGGCTTGTGGATGCCAACCTGTTAAGTATTGGTTGCATACCAATATGCTGGTTTTGAATGGTAAAAAAATGAGCAAAAGCAAAGGAAATTCAATTTTGCCTGTGGAGTTATTTACTGGCAACAACGATATTTTGTCCAAAGCGTATAGCCCAATGACCGTTCGTTTCTTTATGTTACAGGCGCATTATGCGAGTACCTTAAATATTACAGATAAAGGATTACAAGCTGCCGAAAAAGGATACCATCGTTTGATGGAAGCATATCATATTTTAAATGATTTAGAATATACTGTTGAGGAAGCATTGACGGATGATGATGATCAAATCAACAAAATGTTGGATCTAGCATTTGAAGCTATGAGTGATGACTTTAATACAGCTGCTGCTTTAGCAAAACTAAATATTGTGATTCCTAAGATTAACGCCATTCAAAATGGTCGCATGAAGATGAGCAATATTAGCAAAGCTACCTTAGCTAGAATGAAGCAAGTTTTCCATGATTTTATTTTTGAAATATTTGGTCTATTAGATGAGGATAAAGAAGGAGAAAGTGAAGATGAAAATAACTTGTTGGATCAAGCAATGGAAGTGATCATTGAGTTGCGTCAAGAAGCACGTAACAACAAAGATTGGGCAACAAGCGATTTGATTCGAGATAAATTGCAAGAAATCGGTATTCAAATCAAAGATTCCAAAGAAGGTGCTTCTTGGATTAAAAATTAAAAGCAGTAATGCTGCCAAAGCAGCGTTCAAAAGGAGGATTATAACAAAAAAATAGATTATAAAGGAAAAACAGTATGCAGTGTAAATTGTGTGCTGTTTTTCTATTTATAAATAGGTAGTTGTTGTACTCTGTGTTGCCAAGCATTGAGGTTAAAATAATTGCACAAGCAAGACGAGAATTCCCATTCAAATTTCTATAAAAAAGTGTACCTTTGGAAAAAAAATATCAAGGATATGGATCGACCAGATTTTTCAAAAATAGATATTACCAAGCCGTCTAAATATTGTAACCCTACTGTTGAAGGAAAAGAGCAGTGGGAAACGTCTGAAAAAATAGACCTCAAACAAATTTATACGGAAAAGGATACTAAAGATATTCCACACCATCAGTTTACTTCGGGCTTGCCTCCGTATATAGGAGGTCCTTATGGAGGGATGTATGCCATACGTCCTTGGACTATTCGTCAATATGCAGGTTTTTCAACAGCAGAAGAGAGTAATGCTTTTTATAGAAGAAACTTAGCTGCGGGACAAAAGGGTTTGTCGGTGGCTTTTGATTTGGCAACTCATAGAGGTTATGATTCTGATCATGAACGTGTTGTTGGTGATGTTGGAAAGGCAGGAGTAGCCATAGATAGCGTTGAGGATATGAAAATTCTATTTGACCAAATTCCCTTGGATCAAATGTCCGTATCCATGACGATGAATGGAGCTGTATTGCCTATTATGGCATTTTATATTGTTGCAGCAGAAGAACAAGGTGTGGATCAAGTGAAATTGGCAGGAACGATTCAAAATGATATTCTAAAAGAGTTTATGGTGCGTAATACGTATATTTATCCACCTGCTCACTCAATGCGAATCATTGCTGATATTTTTGAGTATACGTCTCAATTCATGCCGAAGTTTAACTCTATTTCTATTAGTGGTTATCATATGCATGAAGCTGGTGCGCCAGCAGATATTGAATTGGCTTATACATTGGCGGATGGGCTAGAGTATATCCAAGCAGGGTTAAAGGCAGGATTAAAAGTAGATGATTTTGCGCCTCGTTTGTCTTTCTTTTGGGGAATTGGGATGAATCATTTTATGGAAATTGCTAAAATGCGTGCTGGACGAATGCTGTGGGCAAAATTGATTCAACAATTTGAGCCTAAAAATTTAAAATCCTTGATGTTAAGAACGCATTGCCAAACATCGGGCTGGAGTTTGACAGAGCAAGATCCATTTAATAACGTAGCTCGTACTTGTATAGAAGCAATGGCTGCTGTATTGGGAGGAACACAATCATTACACACCAATTCTTTTGATGAAGCGATTGCTTTGCCAACTGATTTTTCAGCTGGAATTGCTAGAGATACGCAGATTTATATACAAAAAGATACAAAGGTAACCAAGGCAATTGACCCATGGGCAGGTTCTCATTACGTAGAATATTTGACCAATGAGTTGGTACACAAAGCTTGGGCGCATATTCAAGAGGTGCAAGAGTTGGGGGGAATGGCAAAAGCAATTGAAACTGGCGTTCCTAAAATGCGTATCGAAGAAGCTGCTGCTCGTAAACAAGCTCGCATTGATAGTGGAAAAGATCAAATTATCGGTGTCAATGTTTTTCAATTAGAGAAGGAAGATCCGTTAGATATTTTAGAGGTGGACAACAAGGCCGTACGATTGTCTCAAATCAAGCGTTTGGAGGAAATTAAAGCAACAAGAGATACTCTGGCGGTAGAAACGGCTTTAGCAAAAATTACTGCTGCTGCAAAAGCAGGAAAAGGCAATCTTCTTGCCTTGGCAGTAGAGGCTGCGCGTGTCCGTGCTACCTTGGGAGAAATATCAGATGCCATGGAGGTCGTTTTTGGTCGTTACAAAGCCAATACTAAATCTATTTCTGGTGTATACTCTAAAGAAATTGCAATGGATGATAACTTTAAAAAAGCACAAGCTTTGGCTGATCAGTTTGCTAGTTTGGAAGGGCGCCGTCCTCGTATTATGGTAGCTAAATTAGGGCAAGATGGGCACGACAGAGGTGCTAAAGTCATCGCTACTAGTTTTGCTGATTTGGGCTTTGATGTAGATATAGGACCTTTGTTTCAGACACCTAAAGAGGCCGCAAAACAAGCCGCAGAAAATGATGTTCATATTTTAGGCGTATCTTCTTTGGCTGGTGGGCACAAAACATTGGTTCCTGAAATTATAGGGGAACTAGAATCATTAGGACGCCCAGACATTTTGGTAGTTGCTGGTGGTGTTATTCCTGCACAGGATTACGATTATTTGTACGAAGCAGGTGTAGCAGGGGTATTTGGTCCAGGAACTGTCATTGCTAAAGCGGCTAGTGCTATTTTGGATATTTTGATAGAGTCTGTGGAAGAATAGTTATAACCATAAAATACGATGAAGGCGAAAGGGATTTTTTTTAATATACCAGGCTATGGACATGTAAACCCAACTTTACCAATGGTAAAGGAATTGGTAGCGAGAGGGGAACAAATTGATTACTGTTGTACAGAGGAGTTTCGACCAGCCATAGAACACACAGGAGCTAATTTTATCCCTTTCCCTGATGAATTGGTACATGTTACCAATGATAACGTCAATTTGTTGGAGATTTTTGCAGATTTGATTGAGACCTGTTATGAGGTGTTGCCACAAATAGAAGCCATTATTCTAAAAGGGAAATATGATTACCTGTTGGTAGATATGTACACGCCTTGGGGACGTTTGTTGGCAGAAAAGTTGAATTTGCCTTTAATTTTGTTTTTCCCTTCCTTTGCATTGCACCCAAAAATGAAAGAACCGCCCAATTCTAAATTACAATTAATAAAGAGTCTGGGGCGATCATTGAAGAATGGCGTGCGGTTGTTTGCAATTTATAAAAAAATACAAAAAAAATATGGCGTACCTTCTGTCAATGTATTGCATTTTTTGAGTGCAGAAGTAAGCGAACCTTGTATTACATTTACCGCAAAAGAATTTCAACCTCAGTCCGAACTTTTTCCTTCTAACTATCTTTTTACAGGACCTAATATTGACATAGAAGCAAGAATATCCGATTCTAATTTTTCTATAAACAATCCAGAGAATAGAAAAATCATCTATATATCTTTAGGGTCAGTGGTTGTCCGAAAGGAGTTTATTAAAATGTGTATAGAAGCATTTAAAACTTCTAAATTTTTGATTGTTTTAAATATTAGTAAATATTTAAATGCTTCAGACTTTCAGGTTCCGTCACATATTATACTTTGTAATTTTGCCCCCCAATTGCAAGTGTTGGCAGCAGCAGATTTGTTTATAACGCATGGAGGTATGAATAGTGCACACGAAGGGATTTACTTTGAAGTGCCGTTATTAGTATTACCACAATTTGGTGACCAGTTTTTAGTAGCACAACAAGTGGTTGAACAACAGTTGGGCGTTTGGTTAAATCACAAGACACTATCGGCAAAAAAACTGTTGAGAACGGTAGAGGAAACAATGGAAAATCAAGTGATTAAAAGCAATTTAAAACGCATGAGTAAGGCTTTGAGAACGGCGGGCGGTTTTAAGAAAGCAGCAGACGAAGTTCAGGCATTTATACAAAAGTGTGTTTTGGTTAAAAATTAATTGATTTTCAGCATTACAAAAGAACTAAAAAGCACCATCTTTTGTTCTCTAAGAAAAGAAAATAGCCAGCCCTAATCCCCACTAAAATAAATTGCAAGAGCATGAATGTACCACACAGAGATTTACCTCGAATTGTTATTATTGGATGTGGATTTGGAGGGCTAAAACTAGCCAAGAGTATTAATACCAACCAATATCAAGTAGTTCTTTTTGATAAAAATAATTACCATACCTTTCAACCTCTTATGTATCAGGTAGCCAGTGCTGGTTTAGAACCTGATTCTATTGTTTATCCCATTCGGAAAGTATTCAACAAAAAAGAAAACTTCCATTTTAGGATGGCAGATGTCCATGAGATTGATGCCGAAAAAAAACTATTGCACACCTCCGTTGGGACATTAGATTATGATTATCTAGTGATGGCAACAGGTGCCGTTTCTAACTTCTTTGGAATGGAGAATGTAGAGAAGCATTCGATGCCTATGAAAAGCTTAGTAGAGGCCTTAAATTTGCGCTCGGTTATTCTGCAAAATTTTGAAAAAGCGTTGAATAGTTCGGATGTACAAGAACAGGATGCCTTAATGAATTTTGTTATTGTAGGTGGGGGCGCAACTGGGGTAGAACTAGCTGGTGCTTTGGCAGAACTAAAACGGTATATTTTGCCCAAGGATTATCCTGATTTGGATATTAGAAGAATGCAAATT
It includes:
- the cysS gene encoding cysteine--tRNA ligase codes for the protein MEQEFKPKYELTVTNTLTREKEKFESLTPGYVGMYVCGPTVYNEVHLGNCRTFFSFDLVYRYLMYLGYKVRYVRNITDVGHLVDDAEEGEGKIEKQARLEQLEPMEIVQKYTNGFHDVMRQLNALPPSIEPTATGHLIEQIEMVKAIIDNGYAYEMNGSVYFDTQKLIKEDTGVYDYGTLSGKKQEDLLTETRDDLKNQSEKRHPSDFAIWMKADENHIMKWPSPWSLGFPGWHLECSAMSTKYLGKHFDIHGGGMDLQFPHHENEVAQNVGACGCQPVKYWLHTNMLVLNGKKMSKSKGNSILPVELFTGNNDILSKAYSPMTVRFFMLQAHYASTLNITDKGLQAAEKGYHRLMEAYHILNDLEYTVEEALTDDDDQINKMLDLAFEAMSDDFNTAAALAKLNIVIPKINAIQNGRMKMSNISKATLARMKQVFHDFIFEIFGLLDEDKEGESEDENNLLDQAMEVIIELRQEARNNKDWATSDLIRDKLQEIGIQIKDSKEGASWIKN
- the scpA gene encoding methylmalonyl-CoA mutase, which translates into the protein MDRPDFSKIDITKPSKYCNPTVEGKEQWETSEKIDLKQIYTEKDTKDIPHHQFTSGLPPYIGGPYGGMYAIRPWTIRQYAGFSTAEESNAFYRRNLAAGQKGLSVAFDLATHRGYDSDHERVVGDVGKAGVAIDSVEDMKILFDQIPLDQMSVSMTMNGAVLPIMAFYIVAAEEQGVDQVKLAGTIQNDILKEFMVRNTYIYPPAHSMRIIADIFEYTSQFMPKFNSISISGYHMHEAGAPADIELAYTLADGLEYIQAGLKAGLKVDDFAPRLSFFWGIGMNHFMEIAKMRAGRMLWAKLIQQFEPKNLKSLMLRTHCQTSGWSLTEQDPFNNVARTCIEAMAAVLGGTQSLHTNSFDEAIALPTDFSAGIARDTQIYIQKDTKVTKAIDPWAGSHYVEYLTNELVHKAWAHIQEVQELGGMAKAIETGVPKMRIEEAAARKQARIDSGKDQIIGVNVFQLEKEDPLDILEVDNKAVRLSQIKRLEEIKATRDTLAVETALAKITAAAKAGKGNLLALAVEAARVRATLGEISDAMEVVFGRYKANTKSISGVYSKEIAMDDNFKKAQALADQFASLEGRRPRIMVAKLGQDGHDRGAKVIATSFADLGFDVDIGPLFQTPKEAAKQAAENDVHILGVSSLAGGHKTLVPEIIGELESLGRPDILVVAGGVIPAQDYDYLYEAGVAGVFGPGTVIAKAASAILDILIESVEE
- a CDS encoding macrolide family glycosyltransferase, with protein sequence MKAKGIFFNIPGYGHVNPTLPMVKELVARGEQIDYCCTEEFRPAIEHTGANFIPFPDELVHVTNDNVNLLEIFADLIETCYEVLPQIEAIILKGKYDYLLVDMYTPWGRLLAEKLNLPLILFFPSFALHPKMKEPPNSKLQLIKSLGRSLKNGVRLFAIYKKIQKKYGVPSVNVLHFLSAEVSEPCITFTAKEFQPQSELFPSNYLFTGPNIDIEARISDSNFSINNPENRKIIYISLGSVVVRKEFIKMCIEAFKTSKFLIVLNISKYLNASDFQVPSHIILCNFAPQLQVLAAADLFITHGGMNSAHEGIYFEVPLLVLPQFGDQFLVAQQVVEQQLGVWLNHKTLSAKKLLRTVEETMENQVIKSNLKRMSKALRTAGGFKKAADEVQAFIQKCVLVKN